The following proteins are co-located in the Eublepharis macularius isolate TG4126 chromosome 5, MPM_Emac_v1.0, whole genome shotgun sequence genome:
- the B3GALT2 gene encoding beta-1,3-galactosyltransferase 2, whose product MLQWRRRHCCFAKMTWNTKRSLFRTHFIGLLSLVFLFAIFLFFNHHDWLPGRAGFKENPVAYTTRGFRSTRSETNHSSLRTIWKEAVPQTLRPQTITNSNNTELSPQGVTGLENTLSANGSIYNARGTGHPTSYHFKYIINEPEKCQEKSPFLILLIAAEPGQVEARQAIRQTWGNESLAPGIQIVRIFLLGLSIKLNGYLQRAILEESRQYHDIIQQEYLDTYYNLTIKTLMGMNWVATYCPNVPYVMKTDSDMFVNTEYLIHKLLKPELSPRHKYFTGYLMRGYAPNRNKDSKWYMPPDLYPSERYPVFCSGTGYVFSGDLAEKIFKVSLSIRRLHLEDVYVGICLAKLRIDPMPPPNEFVFNHWRVSYSSCKYSHLITSHQFQPSELIKYWNHLQQNKHNACANAAKEKAGKYRHRKLH is encoded by the coding sequence ATGCTTCAGTGGAGAAGGCGGCATTGCTGCTTTGCCAAGATGACCTGGAATACCAAGCGGAGTCTGTTTCGCACCCACTTTATTGGTCTGCTCTCTCTTGTGTTCCTTTTTGCtatatttctgttttttaatcACCATGACTGGCTGCCTGGCAGAGCGGGATTCAAAGAAAACCCTGTGGCTTACACTACACGAGGATTTAGATCAACGAGAAGCGAGACAAACCACAGCTCTTTGAGGACCATTTGGAAGGAAGCAGTCCCTCAAACCCTCAGGCCACAGACTATTACTAATTCCAACAACACAGAACTGTCGCCTCAAGGAGTTACTGGTTTAGAGAACACACTCAGTGCTAATGGGAGTATTTATAACGCAAGAGGTACCGGACATCCAACTTCATATCATTTTAAGTATATCATCAATGAGCCAGAAAAATGCCAGGAGAAAAGTCCATTTCTAATACTGCTCATAGCTGCAGAACCAGGCCAAGTGGAAGCCCGACAAGCTATCCGACAAACCTGGGGGAATGAGAGCCTGGCGCCCGGGATCCAAATTGTTCGGATTTTTTTGCTGGGTTTAAGTATTAAGCTAAACGGATACCTTCAGCGAGCTATCCTGGAGGAAAGCAGGCAATACCATGATATTATCCAACAAGAGTACTTAGATACTTATTACAATTTAACCATCAAAACACTCATGGGGATGAATTGGGTTGCCACTTACTGCCCAAATGTTCCGTATGTTATGAAAACAGACAGTGACATGTTTGTCAATACAGAGTATTTAATACATAAGCTTTTGAAGCCAGAATTGTCTCCCAGGCACAAATATTTCACAGGTTATCTAATGAGAGGGTATGCACCCAATCGGAACAAAGACAGCAAGTGGTATATGCCACCTGATTTGTATCCAAGTGAACGTTACCCTGTCTTCTGCTCTGGGACGGGCTATGTGTTTTCTGGAGATTTAGCAGAAAAAATTTTTAAGGTCTCACTGAGTATAAGACGTTTGCACTTAGAGGATGTATATGTGGGCATTTGTCTTGCCAAGTTGCGAATTGACCCAATGCCCCCACCCAATGAGTTTGTCTTCAATCATTGGCGAGTTTCTTATTCCAGCTGTAAATACAGTCACCTAATTACCTCCCATCAGTTCCAGCCTAGTGAACTGATCAAATACTGGAACCATTTACAACAAAATAAGCACAATGCTTGTGCCAATGCAGCAAAAGAAAAAGCGGGCAAGTACCGCCATCGTAAACTGCACTAG